The Megalops cyprinoides isolate fMegCyp1 chromosome 19, fMegCyp1.pri, whole genome shotgun sequence genome has a window encoding:
- the LOC118794026 gene encoding perilipin-2-like, with amino-acid sequence METREVESSKSVVARLASLQLISSTCDVVSSVYCSTKDRHPYISSMCEVAEVRMKTFTTVAATRATPIINKLKPQIAVANELACKGLDKIEATLPILHQPSEQIVPSAMDVVNGAKEVVAITLNGAMDTAWYTLVGAMGRTKGVLLDSVETTKAVVSCGISSVMSSRMAQLVSSGVDSVLSTSEMLVDRYLPLAQDELEKEVKTVKGFDTAIKPSYSIRLDSLSAKLQQRAYQQAVAKVQKAKACSQESMSQLHHTVDLIEYARQNMGDANRKLLGMQEKLSWWVEWKCSGHAGEEGEDQVNHMESYILATARKLTCQVQTTCLSLVPSLQGLPQSIQHQALSVALSASEIYNNFSRASSFRDVSDSTLAGSRGQLGRMKESLDSVMDYLVNNTPLNWLVGSFYPRKAHSPAPPKAPVQRAGEDAAYRRGSSAAGLPIVTEQLSVR; translated from the exons ATGGAGACACGGGAAGTTGAGTCGAGTAAG AGTGTGGTTGCCAGATTGGCGTCTCTTCAGTTGATCAGCTCCACTTGCGACGTGGTATCTTCAGTGTACTGCAGCACGAAGGACAGGCATCCTTATATCAGCTCCATGTGTGAGGTAGCAGAGGTGAGAATGAAGACTTTCACCACAGTAGCCGCCACGCGTGCCACACCTATCATCAACAAGCTGAAGCCGCAAA TTGCTGTTGCTAATGAGCTTGCATGTAAAGGATTGGATAAGATTGAAGCAACCCTGCCAATTTTGCACCAGCCTTCGGAGCAG ATTGTACCCAGTGCCATGGATGTGGTGAACGGAGCCAAGGAGGTGGTGGCCATCACACTGAATGGTGCCATGGATACGGCGTGGTACACACTGGTGGGGGCGATGGGTAGAACCAAGGGAGTGCTGCTGGACAGTGTGGAGACCACCAAGGCTGTGGTCAGTTGTGGTATCAGCTCCGTGATGAGCAGCCGCATGGCCCAGCTGGTGAGCTCTGGGGTGGACAGCGTGCTGAGCACATCTGAGATGCTGGTGGACCGCTACCTGCCACTGGCTCAGGATGAGCTCG AGAAGGAGGTCAAAACTGTGAAAGGGTTTGATACTGCCATCAAGCCCAGCTATTCCATACGCCTTGACTCCCTCTCCGCCAAGCTGCAGCAGAGGGCTTACCAGCAGGCTGTGGCCAAGGTCCAGAAGGCTAAGGCCTGCAGCCAGGAGTCTATGTCCCAGCTGCACCACACCGTGGACCTG ATTGAGTATGCAAGACAGAACATGGGTGATGCCAACCGAAAGCTCCTGGGCATGCAGGAAAAGCTGAGCTGGTGGGTGGAATGGAAGTGTAGTGGCCATGCAGGAGAGGAAGGTGAAGACCAGGTAAAT CACATGGAGTCCTACATCCTGGCCACAGCCCGAAAGCTCACCTGCCAGGTGCAGACCACATGCCTGTCCTTGGTCCCCAGCCTCCAGGGCCTGCCCCAGAGCATCCAGCACCAGGCCCTGTCTGTGGCCCTCTCTGCTTCTGAAATCTACAACAACTTCAGCAGAGCCTCCAGCTTCAGAGACGTCTCAGACAGCACATTGGCAGGCAGCAGAGGCCAGCTGGGCAGAATGAAGGAGTCTCTGGACAGCGTTATGGACTACCTCGTCAACAACACCCCGCTCAACTGGCTGGTAGGTTCCTTTTACCCCAGGAAGGCCCACAGCCCTGCCCCCCCAAAGGCCCCAGTGCAACGGGCAGGTGAAGATGCAGCTTACAGAAGAGGAAGTTCTGCCGCTGGTCTGCCCATAGTCACAgagcagctgtctgtcagaTGA